A stretch of Amycolatopsis balhimycina FH 1894 DNA encodes these proteins:
- a CDS encoding carotenoid oxygenase family protein, whose protein sequence is MAKAFPPELTSGMDEPCRFDLEVFDLEVVDGEVPADIDGLFVQAVPDQVYLPDVPVLYPMTIAAGGDGAVRAFRIKDGCVDFRTRYVRTERFELERKARRPLFGNYRDPYSDDPSVAGKDRTTANTAIYWHAGRMLASKEDGLPYEVDPVTLETRGVWNAHGAITSLTFTAHPKFDPDTGEMFGFGYAARGETTRDIAYYVIDAAGKVTHEAWFEAPYSAMIHDCALTEHYMLFPIMPVTSDLDRLKAGGPHFVYDADLPQVFGVMPRYGSADEVRWFQAPHAFPGHTINAYEEDGTIVFDLLETDGNGFAPVVPDKNGAPMRPDGLTTRHVRWRIDYFADDEHLVEREVLAIVNGEGPHVDPRRQLKPYRHVFVPTLDRGKLATDVNGRPYPVMFNQLSHFDLEAGTREDWYPGPAATFQDPVYFTKSADAPEHDGYLIATLNWPLERRSELVILDTLDLARGPVARLRLPVRMRLGIHATWFDGAEIPTWR, encoded by the coding sequence ATGGCAAAGGCTTTCCCGCCGGAGCTCACCTCGGGTATGGACGAGCCGTGCCGGTTCGATCTCGAGGTGTTCGACCTGGAAGTCGTGGACGGCGAGGTGCCGGCGGACATCGACGGGCTGTTCGTCCAGGCCGTGCCGGACCAGGTGTACCTGCCGGACGTCCCGGTGCTCTACCCGATGACCATCGCGGCGGGCGGGGACGGCGCGGTCCGGGCGTTCCGGATCAAGGACGGCTGCGTGGACTTCCGGACGCGCTATGTCCGCACGGAACGGTTCGAACTGGAGCGCAAGGCGCGCAGACCCCTGTTCGGGAACTACCGGGACCCGTACTCCGACGACCCCAGCGTCGCCGGCAAGGACCGGACCACCGCGAACACCGCCATCTACTGGCACGCGGGCCGGATGCTCGCCTCCAAAGAGGACGGGCTGCCGTACGAGGTCGACCCGGTCACGCTGGAGACCCGCGGGGTCTGGAACGCGCACGGGGCCATCACCAGCCTCACCTTCACCGCGCATCCCAAGTTCGACCCGGACACCGGCGAGATGTTCGGCTTCGGCTACGCGGCCCGGGGCGAGACGACCCGGGACATCGCGTACTACGTGATCGACGCCGCGGGCAAGGTCACCCACGAGGCGTGGTTCGAGGCGCCGTACTCGGCCATGATCCACGACTGCGCGCTGACCGAGCACTACATGCTGTTCCCGATCATGCCGGTCACCAGCGATCTCGACCGGCTGAAGGCCGGCGGCCCGCACTTCGTCTACGACGCGGACCTCCCGCAGGTCTTCGGCGTCATGCCCCGTTACGGGAGCGCCGACGAGGTGCGCTGGTTCCAGGCACCGCACGCGTTCCCCGGCCACACGATCAACGCCTACGAAGAGGACGGCACGATCGTCTTCGACCTGCTGGAGACCGACGGCAACGGCTTCGCCCCGGTCGTACCCGACAAGAACGGCGCGCCGATGCGCCCGGACGGCCTCACCACGCGCCACGTGCGCTGGCGCATCGACTACTTCGCCGACGACGAGCACCTGGTGGAGCGGGAGGTGCTGGCCATCGTCAACGGCGAGGGGCCGCACGTCGACCCCCGGCGCCAGTTGAAGCCGTACCGGCACGTGTTCGTGCCGACCCTGGACCGCGGCAAGCTCGCCACGGACGTCAACGGCCGCCCCTACCCGGTGATGTTCAACCAGCTCAGCCACTTCGACCTGGAAGCGGGCACCCGCGAGGACTGGTACCCGGGGCCGGCCGCGACGTTCCAGGACCCGGTGTACTTCACCAAGTCCGCCGACGCGCCCGAACACGACGGGTACCTGATCGCCACGCTCAACTGGCCGCTGGAGCGGCGCAGCGAACTCGTCATCCTCGACACGCTCGACCTCGCGCGCGGGCCGGTCGCCCGGCTCCGGCTCCCCGTCCGCATGCGCCTCGGCATCCACGCCACGTGGTTCGACGGCGCCGAAATCCCCACCTGGAGGTAG
- a CDS encoding nuclear transport factor 2 family protein — MTIDHTEAPVTDLVAAQLAAHKQTVLTMMSLLTDPATSEQARAHLTETYLQHNPNIASGADAIIAWTKTEEARHARESMRPAPEPPVMVAEGDKVVMMISRDLPDPREPGKTYRSYWFDMWRVEDGKLAEHWDGAPVSTE, encoded by the coding sequence GTGACCATCGACCACACCGAAGCACCGGTCACCGACCTCGTCGCGGCCCAGCTCGCGGCGCACAAGCAGACCGTGCTGACCATGATGTCACTTTTGACCGATCCCGCGACCTCCGAGCAGGCACGCGCCCACCTCACCGAGACCTACCTCCAGCACAACCCGAACATCGCCTCGGGAGCGGACGCCATCATCGCCTGGACGAAGACCGAGGAGGCACGGCACGCGCGCGAATCGATGCGTCCCGCACCCGAACCTCCGGTTATGGTGGCCGAAGGCGACAAGGTCGTGATGATGATCAGCCGGGACCTGCCCGACCCGCGGGAACCGGGCAAGACCTACCGGTCCTACTGGTTCGACATGTGGCGCGTCGAGGACGGCAAGCTCGCCGAGCATTGGGACGGCGCTCCGGTGAGCACCGAGTAG
- a CDS encoding FadR/GntR family transcriptional regulator, translated as MSSTEISRRSSRPGADAKPGPTISALYSSVVGAEEAQTKLPLLVARDIEERFIRDGWPVGRVYGSEAEMAAHYGVGRDVMREAARVLEARQALQVRRGPRGGLAVAKPSGTHLRVMVGGYAHLTGIELPEIVEAWVAIHVTAVRLIGAHRPGATPSGADIEQFAAQVIEWSGSGVLRRLRDIIAPLLPPLHLDQADAAPELIIGDLEHGRGDEAARRTRVLLRAAARETLDRSASWSGTEVPAPLDQLRIPAFRIVRELMSEITPAEWVKGRPLGNEFDLAERLRVDRSVIRQAIRIMEDAETAVPLPGRGRGLMTRCPSSGPLSRQLCIHLAARGEPWDQTARALGGLMIELAELAARKADPDDAALLDAAYDRLREPAQAAPISAVQPIERLQNQLAHNALLALFVDGIKAYLSWSMRDELYAPSWVIDLYARSTENVLRAIGRGDPEEAERLQSVKLETLAECRHMLLTSEHGLPDAGL; from the coding sequence ATGAGCAGCACCGAGATCTCTCGCCGCTCTTCCCGGCCGGGTGCGGACGCGAAGCCCGGGCCGACGATCTCCGCTTTGTATTCCAGCGTGGTCGGCGCCGAGGAGGCGCAGACGAAACTGCCGCTGCTCGTGGCCCGGGACATCGAGGAGCGGTTCATCCGGGACGGCTGGCCGGTGGGCCGGGTCTACGGCAGCGAGGCCGAGATGGCAGCGCACTACGGGGTGGGCCGCGATGTGATGCGCGAAGCCGCGCGCGTGCTCGAAGCGCGCCAAGCGCTCCAGGTGCGGCGCGGCCCGCGCGGCGGTCTCGCGGTCGCGAAGCCGTCCGGAACCCACCTGCGGGTCATGGTCGGCGGCTACGCGCACCTCACCGGCATCGAGCTGCCGGAAATCGTCGAGGCCTGGGTCGCCATTCATGTCACGGCCGTGCGCCTGATCGGTGCGCACCGACCCGGTGCGACGCCCTCCGGCGCGGACATCGAGCAGTTCGCCGCCCAGGTCATCGAGTGGAGCGGAAGCGGCGTTCTCCGGCGCCTGCGCGACATCATCGCCCCGCTGCTGCCGCCGCTGCACCTGGACCAAGCCGATGCCGCGCCGGAACTGATCATCGGCGACCTCGAGCACGGCCGCGGCGACGAGGCCGCGCGGCGGACCCGCGTCCTGCTGCGCGCCGCGGCGCGCGAAACGCTGGACCGATCGGCGAGCTGGTCCGGCACGGAGGTGCCGGCACCGCTCGATCAGCTCCGGATCCCGGCGTTCCGGATCGTGCGCGAACTGATGTCGGAAATCACCCCGGCCGAGTGGGTCAAGGGCCGGCCGCTGGGCAACGAGTTCGACCTCGCCGAGCGGCTCCGCGTCGATCGCAGCGTGATCCGCCAGGCCATCCGCATCATGGAGGACGCGGAGACCGCGGTGCCCCTGCCCGGGCGCGGGCGCGGCCTGATGACCCGCTGCCCCAGTTCGGGGCCGCTCAGCCGCCAACTGTGCATCCACCTCGCCGCCCGTGGCGAACCGTGGGATCAGACCGCGCGAGCGCTCGGCGGCCTGATGATCGAGCTGGCGGAGCTCGCGGCGCGCAAGGCCGATCCGGACGACGCCGCCCTGCTCGACGCGGCCTACGACCGGCTGCGCGAACCGGCCCAGGCGGCGCCGATATCAGCCGTCCAGCCGATCGAGAGGTTGCAGAACCAGCTGGCGCACAATGCCCTGCTGGCACTTTTCGTGGACGGCATCAAGGCGTATTTGTCGTGGAGCATGCGTGATGAGCTGTACGCGCCGTCCTGGGTCATCGACTTGTACGCCAGGTCCACCGAGAACGTCCTGCGGGCCATCGGCCGCGGCGACCCCGAGGAGGCCGAGCGCCTCCAGTCGGTGAAACTGGAAACGCTCGCGGAGTGCCGCCACATGCTGCTCACTTCGGAGCACGGCCTGCCCGACGCCGGTCTCTGA
- a CDS encoding acyl-CoA dehydrogenase family protein yields MVGIPSVHESPFSTPEGRRIRDEVRELVPLIREHAAAGEELGCLPPATLDALHRTGLFRASVPPEFGGYALGARDLAEIVTAVATGDGSAAWMAMIASGFARVMLTFPEDAVREVYSRSLEWPGPVVASASLFSERIQRASRVPGGYSIPSGGKWGFGSGCKHAAYVVVGIEVPTGPGSVLRAMALLEKGQYEIVDDWHVMGLRGSSSNSVRTTEEIFVPEQRVADLARMPERLDQLHERYQGLGYQLDGRGQMLIPALETMAVTLGMAQGAFECFLDQSRRKKPFNLPYDTLAATPSVQVAAGKTHAMINAAECLLFGRADHIDRKAQAREPFTAAEESAIMMDLVHAGNVCGAAIDTLQLTLGSSTVSVRNPIQRFARDVRVALTHGSTRLDPSAEISGRHLLGQPPFTDGMAAVPGVAKAAETAQVAVPVPVA; encoded by the coding sequence ATGGTTGGAATACCGTCTGTTCACGAGTCACCTTTCAGCACGCCCGAGGGGCGCCGTATCCGCGACGAGGTACGCGAACTCGTTCCGTTGATCCGGGAGCACGCTGCGGCCGGCGAGGAACTCGGATGCCTGCCTCCGGCGACGCTCGACGCACTGCACCGCACGGGTCTGTTCCGTGCCTCGGTACCGCCTGAATTCGGCGGCTACGCCCTCGGAGCCCGCGACCTCGCCGAGATCGTGACCGCGGTCGCGACCGGCGACGGGTCCGCGGCGTGGATGGCGATGATCGCCAGCGGGTTCGCCCGGGTCATGCTGACGTTCCCCGAGGACGCCGTGCGCGAGGTCTACTCACGGTCGCTCGAATGGCCTGGGCCGGTGGTGGCCAGCGCATCGCTGTTCTCCGAGCGGATCCAGCGGGCGAGCCGCGTCCCGGGCGGCTATTCGATCCCCTCCGGCGGCAAATGGGGATTCGGCAGCGGCTGCAAGCACGCCGCGTACGTCGTCGTCGGCATCGAGGTGCCGACCGGCCCCGGCTCGGTGCTGCGGGCCATGGCGCTGCTGGAGAAGGGCCAGTACGAGATCGTCGACGACTGGCACGTCATGGGCCTGCGGGGCTCGTCGAGCAACAGCGTCAGGACGACGGAGGAGATCTTCGTTCCCGAGCAGCGTGTTGCCGACCTGGCCCGGATGCCGGAGCGTCTCGACCAGCTCCACGAGCGCTACCAGGGGCTCGGCTACCAGCTCGACGGACGCGGCCAGATGCTGATTCCCGCGTTGGAGACCATGGCCGTCACGCTGGGGATGGCCCAGGGCGCCTTCGAGTGCTTCCTCGACCAGTCCCGCCGGAAAAAGCCGTTCAACCTGCCTTACGACACGCTGGCCGCCACCCCGTCCGTCCAGGTCGCCGCGGGCAAGACGCACGCGATGATCAACGCCGCGGAATGCCTGCTGTTCGGCCGGGCGGACCACATCGACCGGAAGGCGCAGGCCCGGGAGCCGTTCACGGCCGCCGAGGAGTCCGCGATCATGATGGACCTCGTCCACGCCGGGAACGTGTGCGGTGCGGCCATCGACACCCTTCAGCTCACCCTCGGGTCCTCGACCGTCAGCGTGCGCAACCCGATCCAGCGGTTCGCCCGCGACGTCCGCGTCGCCCTGACGCACGGCTCGACCCGGCTCGACCCGTCCGCCGAGATCAGCGGGCGGCATCTGCTCGGGCAGCCGCCCTTCACGGACGGCATGGCGGCGGTACCGGGAGTGGCCAAGGCCGCCGAAACCGCCCAGGTCGCCGTCCCCGTCCCCGTCGCCTGA